Within Cyprinus carpio isolate SPL01 chromosome A7, ASM1834038v1, whole genome shotgun sequence, the genomic segment tcaaaggaatagttcagtttAATGGCCGCTATGGCTGTGACTTTTGTGATGTAAAGGGAGTTCATGagagcaaaattttttttttgtataaaggaAATCTCAGAACCAATGAGTCATTTAGACAGAAGACAAAtcctgaacatcacaaaacagatAGCATTCTTTTGAATCTGGACATTGATATGATCAGGCAGTTCCCAATAGATCCCATGCATTGTGTAGATCTAGGAGTGAATAAGCGAATGTTGATGCTGTGGAAAGAAGGACCTTTGGCCCTTAGATTATCAGCTGGACATCTTAGCACCATTACTTATTTTCATCAAGCTGTCCGACATCACATACCTCCTGAATTCAATAGGAAACCCAGGGGGTTAGATGAACTGAAGCACTGGAAAGCAACTGAATTTCCGAACATTTTTGCTTTATACTGGACCAGTGATTTTGAAATATGTTCTCGATAAGGAGAAGTATATTCACTTCCTTTCACTTAGTATTGGAATGCGCATCTTGTACAGTGAAAACCTAATGGAGCATCGTGATTATGCAGATGAGCTGTTaacatattttgttgaaaaaGGTAGCAGCCTGTATAGCATGAGTTTCATCTCATATAATGTGCATTGCTTGCTACATCTCACTGATGTTGCAAATTACAACAGATCATTACACTATTGTTCAGCGTACAAGTTTGAGAACAATATGGGTCAAATCAAGAGGTTTATCCGCGGTTCAAGTGATCCACTGATTCAAGTATCTAACAGATTGGCAGAGAGGCAAGCAATATCAAGTTCTAAGAAATCAAATGTTAACTCTGGTACGCCAAAGACAAAAGAATGTTACAGAATGACCAATGATAGCTACTGCCTTATACATGGAGttcaagaaaatcttttttttttgtgaggttttTTGCAGAATGGAACCTTTGTACACTAAGCCATGTGACTCCAGAATAATTGGCATATTCAAAGGATTTCGGAATCACACTAAAATGTTACATACTGACACCACTCAGCTGAGACATAAAGCAATCATGATACCTTTGTCATTGATTGATAAAGATGAATACAATACGGTAGCGCTTATACCGCTCATGCATTCAGTTTGATTAGTTAGTCAAGTAAGTCAGTAAGGCAgggtttttgccttttttattgcatgttatCCTGATTTTGATCCAAAGACTatgaataatgtgtgtgtgtgtgtgtgaatgatgaaTTTATGGGGTTGTaatgcgtgtgcgtgtgcgtgcgtctTTCAGTATCGAATTTGTTTATTCGGTGATGGACAGACATCTGTTGTACCAATCAGTTGGATTTTTGATGACAATGGAACATTGAAGTGTCGATGGACATCATCACCtctcaaacattaaaaaacaattctCCACCAAACCCTAACTGGAAGGTTTATGACATTGTGAAGATCGTTGGACCATCAATTGGTAAGAAATTGCAATAATGGTGCATttgaattgaaaatgaatgtgatGCTGAAATGTGGGTATAATAACACAAATTCAGGTTGTTGTGCCTAATATAAGACAATCACAATTTTAGTTTTACATAAGTATTTAACATTTCTGGAagatttttttctcaatattatgATAAGTGGTCTTATAAATTTACtaatcataatatatttatgtattctatgatgaataaataGTTGACTGAATTTCCATTATACACATAGTATACATAAATTTACCACTTACAGGAGACTATGATCAAGCAAATCAATACATCTCAGATTACACAACGGGGGTCTCAGCAGCAGAGGACTCTGCAATGACAGACCCTGCAGTTGTGGAATTACCTgagaagagaaaaaggaaaaataagctctgtgatgAAAGTGACATCAATTCAGAGACATCTTCCTGTGAAGGTCTGTTTATATTGAAATGATTGGTATGCAGAAAACAATTTAGCCATAACTCTGTGATCATTCTTTATTTGTATGTACTAAACAGATGATATGAACTTGAAGCAGTCAGGAAATGAAGTGAAGCAATCTGGTCTGAAGTAAAAGTCAAGAAATGTCCCACTGCCCAAACCTCCTATATACAATGGTTAGCCTGTTTTTAACTTTGATGTAGAACTTTGAACTTGCTAAAgcacttttatgttttttcaatccattttttattagttttgttagtTTGCTTCTTTTGAACATTAGTCAATATTCAGCTCATTCAGAAAGTTCAGTGTGACagtgttttaactttttaactaaacttttatttaataaaaaatatttttcttctgcATGATCTATCTTTAAAGATACTCTTCAGAGAAGTGGGAAAAAAGATGAGGATGATCCCAAGCCCACAAGCTCTGATGTCTCAGGTGATttaaacatatacacacatatacaaaagaTAAATTCATGTATTAATGGTGTGTATGTGTTACTATGCAGAGGTTTTTACACTTTATATTGCCAAAACCCACCATATATGATGAACCTTTAGCTAAGGAGTAATGTTGGACATGTAAACCTGAAGATAAACATTTTTAGTTcaaatttattagttttatagaAGCTTTACAAAGAATTCTGttttacaaagaaatacaaaTCCCATACtacagataaaaaacaaatataaacacttaaatgtctCTATCAAGAACTTAAAAATGTGACTGTAACAatgtttgaatatattaatatttatgttttttatgaattttatgaagaCCCTTACAACCCTCTGGAGGCCTGTTGTGGATCCCCTGACCCCGGTTAGAAAACCCATGCATTCATGTATTGATGTACATTAAGCCACTTACTTCTATATCTTCCTCTCAGAACATCACATGACTTATAAAGAAATTACAGTGCAAACCAGGATACCAGgtgtgtatatattgtgtatatattgtttattcattgtGTATACAAGGTTTGTTATGGCAAAAGATTAGGTGATCATACTAATTTTAATGTGATAAACAGATGATGTGCATTTAAAGAAGTCAAGAGAATGCAATGAAGCGAGTTGGTCTGAAGACAAAGAATGTTCAGCTGGCCAAAACTCCCAGATACCATGGTAAGCTTTTGTTTTAACTTATCTAAGGAACTTAGCAGAATCagctttataattttatttgcagatTTTGAATGTCTTATGTCTTTTCTTGAAAGTAGTCAAGAGTCCACTTATTCAGAAAAGCTCTGTGTGTCAAAACATCTGGTGAGTATGAAAACACTTTTTCTCTTAAATTGAATCTGGTTAAGCTAATTTGATCATTCTAATTCACATTGTTCAGGTGACTGTCTGGATGATAACAATGAAAGCCCTGATGAGTTATTTAAACTCAAGCCAGCCCAACCCAGTATTCTTAGGTGAGACAATAGATATTCCCTttaacacatgcaaacacatcaCAAGGTACCTTATAAGAGAATTTTGTCATGACTCTCACAGATACTCTTCAGGGAAATGTGGCAATGCATGAGGATGATCATCCCAAAAGCTCTGCTTCTTCAGGTgagttataatttaatataatgtattgtgtgtgtgtgtgtgtgtgtgtgtgtgtgtgtgtgtgtgtgttttttttttttttttttttaattgtaccaAATGTCCCCCACAATTAAAGTGAACCACCTACATGTGCATTGTGGATAAAACGATCAGGGAAAAAACGGTTTAATTgatgtagaaaaataaatatagaaacaatataaCTGATTTAGATAAATGCAATTTCACTGACCTTATGTATGTAATTTTGATAACAGGGAAGGAACCAAAGGAAACAAAATGCAAAGTCACCATGGAGAAATTGTTTGGTATGTGATATATCAAttagacattatttatttatacagccaTAAAACATCCTTTGCTATGTAACAATCTAACTTTACAATTTTTCAGATCTGAATACTAAGATACTCCAACAAATTCAAATGCTGGAACAGAGACAAGCTGTCATCATGAATGACTTGGCAAAAGTTAAGTCTGTTCTCATGAAGCGGGCAGAAGAAGATGCCCATGAGGaactttttaaacaacaacagtgCTCCAGCTTTGAAACGTTTGAAGCCTTCTGTCAGAGGCTTGAAGAAGACAAAAATTATCGAGAGCTTTATGTTAGTACTACTATATAAATTTAGCGTTTATTTTTACAACAAagccacagttttattttttatttttttttgcagcagatACCATGTAAAAGAAATGTTGAAGCCTGGTATATTTTAATCATGACaatattatgtatgtttttgtcagGTACACTATCTCATCTATACTCACGGCAGCTCCAATATAGGTGAGATGGTGAGACAGGCTTTAAAAAGCATAGCGTCAGACAATGTTCTCTGTCTGTATAACAGAACGGGGAAAGATGGGAAGAAGGTGTTGCCACCTGTGCTCCTGACATGTTTGAAAAGTAAGTGTTTAAGTTTTGGTTTGTGCATCTGGATGCTGCTATAGAAATTGTAATGTTAACACCTTGCTCTTTGTGTTTTTAGAATGTGTCAGGtcttttcacaaacaaaatgaaatagaGGTGAAGAAGCTAAAAGTAACCACCAGAACAACACCAGACGCGGAATGTATTCGCcaagtagaattttttttgtccAACGCCAACACCAGGCTGAAAAGGaaaccaaataaaagaaaaagctgactttttgtttgattgtttttattgatgGAAATAAAGAATGTGGGTGTAAAAGTTTGAGTTAACTGAATCATTTTAGATAACAGTGAACTAACACAATTATTGCATAGTGGTGTTATATGGTGATCTcacagtatgagcacacagtgatcacagtatgagcacacagtgagtGCGCAGTGACCTCACAGTGACcacagtatgagcacacagtgaccacagtatgagcacacagtgaccacagtatgagcacacagtgatcacagtatgagcacacagtgaccacagtatgagcacacagtgagtGCGCAGTGACATCACAGTGACcacagtatgagcacacagtgagtGTGATGTGACCTCATATTTCCACCACAGTATGAGTGTACTGTGATTGTGCAGTGACCTCATGTTGTGAACAaagtatgagcacacagtgagaGCTCTGTGTGGTTACACTTTTAGTTCACTGTGACACTCATATTATGACCGCACCATGAGAATATTGTGAGCTCATAGTGACATCATTGTGAGATCAAATTGTTGACTGGGATTTGGAGATATGCTTGAATCGTTTACGTCCATATGTGGAAACTGTCTaagtttatctaggttttggaaccaatcagaattttgctGACTTAAGCATTGACGCAATTAGCCTCCTCAGGgtataattgttggtgattttgaaTTGTACGCAGAGCAGCCTACGAAATTCCATCGAGAGTGCTGAAGCagacttctgctgatgaaactgctaACTATTTTCTTCAATAAAATTTTTCTTCAATTAACAGCATCTCTGACTTATGTTCTTCATTTCAACACctgggttttaactgtaaattcccctacagtggtgttgtatgtttgtgtgtctgtgtgtgtggtatagTGTGGAGTATGTTGTTTGCACAGTGTTTGTGGTGTTGTAtgcttgtgtgtttgagtgcagtGAAGTGCTgagtatgtaatgtgtgtgttgtatgcTTGCTGACTTGCATGTGTGAAAATGCCACATAAGTGTTGCTGTGGCTTACTGGTGACACAtagcgttagcagtgcaaaaagtCATGGGATCAATTCCCAACAtactggagaaaaaaacaaaaaaaagtatagtctgaatgcactgtaagtcattttggataaaagcatctgcataaatataaatgtaaaaatgcattacagtttttctagattgctaacacacaattcattaaacaattaataattttctcacaactataaacacaatctcaaaactacacaccaacttgtgcacacttcaaacttccaggtcaaaatcaaatagtttattcaaaaacatgttctcttttgACAGACTCAAACTTCGGCCTCAGATGATGCACAAagctgtcaaatacacacactactTCACTGCCTAGAGAACACTACTGAGATTaattcaaaacactgttacaaaaactTCCTTTTGGGAAATACAGTAGGAATCCTTTTGCTAGTCAATGTCTGTTACAGTATACAACAAAAATAGAGGGATGCAGATACAGTAAAGTTTGTTATGAATTTGTAAGAAAATTTGGTTTTCATTACACTACTGTAAAGAGATCTTACAGTAGGCTAGTCAATGTCTGTTACAGTATACGCAAGAGAAAAGTTCAAAGACCAAAAAACTGAATATACGGTAAACACACATTGAAATATACTGtcagttactgtaaataaataaatccattcattcattcattcattcagcatccTCTGCCAAATTTGCATTACGGTATTGGTAGAATTCTTACACTATTTTTTATAGCAGTTTCTTAGTCTTCTGACAAAAGACTTCTCTGCCTCCCCTAACAGTCGTCTCTCAGTTCTGCATAAATGCAGTACATACTTGTCTACAAATCAATTCAACAGTAATGAATTTGAGGGTGTACAACATGTGTTACAGTATTTACTTTACTAACTTTATTTACGTAAATAAGGAGACAAGTCTAACTGACATTAAAACACTGCTTacatcaaaaagtgcattgatgatgtgacaGTCACCAAGAACATCACCACACATGcaaaccagaagccatggatgacagcagaggttcgtgGGCTGCTTAAGACCCGAGATGACGCATTCAGACAAAGCAgtcctcaaaacagcaagagccaaccGTGGCATTAAGAAAGCAAAACGGTTGTATGCACAAAAAATCAATAATCACTTTGCTGACAGCAAGGACACATGGAGTCTGTGGCAAGCTATTCAGActatcacagactacaagcccctgccacaggcctgtgatgatgacacaccCCTCCCAGATACACTCAATGAGTTTTATGCacagtttgaaatgcagaatgaaaaACCTGCACATAAACTGCCCACACCTCCCAACGACCAGGCCCTCTGTCTGTCTCCATTCAATGCAAAGAAGACCCTATCTAGGGttaacccacgcaaggctgcaggtcctgacaacatacctggccgtgtactgagagactgtgctgaaCTGCTGACAGATGTTTTAACAGACATCTTTAACATCTCACTAAGCCAAGCAGttgtccccacatgtctcaagtCCACCACCATCATACCAATACCAAAGAAGTCATCTGTGTCCTGCCTGAATtaaagccctgcatttcagcccgggcCCGACGGGCCCGACGGGCCCAAAAGGTCCTTGACTCTTATGCCCCCTcgggccgggcttcgggccaattttcacgtcatagttcagacgcgggccgAGCCTCAGGCCTGTTATaggcttctttttatttttatattttagacattcatcaattagtgatgaaaaaattgccgtgctggtggaaacaacacaagaccaTGCTGCCGcaactgtcaagagcggctcgacaGTGTTTAGTatcctgcagcagcagcagcagtatggtgcgTGTTCTGTGTTCAAATGCATCCAATAGCcttaagcttgccgcaaagcatcGGCAAAAGTAATTATCATAAATGTGTCAGGGGAAAAGAGGagggagatatttgaattatttactaataaatagtgttttctgagtcggtgtcgcaaggatgaagttgccgttCCTGACTTGCCATGCACCTCTTCACTGGACgagcctttagagagaagtg encodes:
- the LOC122145791 gene encoding uncharacterized protein LOC122145791, yielding MKALMSYLNSSQPNPVFLDTLQGNVAMHEDDHPKSSASSGKEPKETKCKVTMEKLFDLNTKILQQIQMLEQRQAVIMNDLAKVKSVLMKRAEEDAHEELFKQQQCSSFETFEAFCQRLEEDKNYRELYVHYLIYTHGSSNIGEMVRQALKSIASDNVLCLYNRTGKDGKKVLPPVLLTCLKKCVRSFHKQNEIEVKKLKVTTRTTPDAECIRQVEFFLSNANTRLKRKPNKRKS